The Pyxidicoccus sp. MSG2 DNA segment GCTCCAGGTACAGCGTCCCGGCCTCCGTCAGCGACACGTGGCGCGTGGTGCGCCGCAGGAGCGCGGTGCCCAGCGCGTCCTCCAGTCTCGCGATGCGCCGGCTCAAGGCGGAGGCGCTGATGCCAAGCTCCCGGGCCGCGTCCGCGAAGCTCAAGGCCCGCGCCACCGCCGTGAAGCTGAGCATGTCCTCCAGCCGGTCCCTCAGTGCCGCGCGCTCCATCCCAGGCCCTCCGCATTGTTGCGTGCCGTGCACGAGTGTAGTGCGCCGTCCCCCGATGATGGGACAAGAGCCGTGGGCTACTGATGCGCGGCACGCACTGGAAGCACGAGGGCCATTCAGGCCACACCTGCTTCCGGGCTCTTCGCCGGAGCGCACGCAGATGACGGACACGCGGCATTCGAGGTTGTACTGCCTGCACCTGCTGGGAGCCCTCACCTCGGCGCTCCTGCTTGTCACCCCCGAGGCTCCCGGCGCCGCTCCCGAGGGCGCCACCTCGCGCCGCGAGCGGTTGTCCCTGCCCGAAGGCTTCACGTACCCCAACGGCATCACCCACTCGGAGGACGGGACGCTCTTCGTCGGCTCGGTGTCGAGCGGGCGCATCCTGCGCCGGGCTCCCGGAGGCGGGTGGACGGTGCTGTTCCCCGGCTCCGAGGAGGTCTTCGCCGTGACGAGCCTGCGGCTGGATGCGCCGCGCGGCCTGCTCTGGGGGACCTCTCCCGACGTCATGGGGCTGATACGCCCGGATGGCTCCCTGGGGAGGCGCGCGCACCGGCTCTTCGCGGTGGATGCACGCACCGGCGCGGTGCGACGCATCATCCCCGTACCCGAGGGTGGCCTTGGCAATGACCTCACCGTCGCACCGGATGGCGGGCTGTACGTGACGGACAGCACGCGGGCCGCCGTCCTGTACCTGCGGCCCGGGGGTGAGCGCCTGGAGACCTACGTGTCCGACGCGCGCTTCGCGTCGAAAGCCCCGGGGCTCTCCGGCATCGGGCCCGCGGGAATCGCCCTGGCGCCGGACGGGAAGACGCTCGCCATCAACACCTTTGGTCCCGGCGGGCTCTTCCTCGTGCGCCCGGGAGGGGCGAGGAAACCTCCCGCCGTGAGCGAGGTGGAGCTGCCGCGCCGCCTCGAGAACCCCGACGGGATGCGCTTCGCACCGGATGGCCGACTGCTCGTGCTGGAGGGGGCGTCCCAGAGCGGCGATGGGCGCGTGGTCCGCATCGACGTGCTCGGGAAGACCGCCGGTCCGAAGCGCATCGAGGTGCTGGCCTCCGGAATGGAGTCTCCCGTCAACCTCACGGTGGAAGCGAACGGCCGCGTCTGGGTCACCGAGGCCCGGCTGCGCGAGCGATTGCTGAAGGGAGCGGCGGCGAAGGTGCCGGACGCGTTCTGGGTGACGGCGCTGTCACCCGAGAACTGAGCGGCGTCCGTGCTCACGCGGCCTGGCTGTCTCCCGCATCACGCGCCAGCGTGAACAGGCGCATCGGCTCCGCGACGCCCTTGAGGGTGACGGACTCCACCTCGCGGACGTCGAGCTTCCCCGCGAGCCGCCGGGCCACCTCGTCGCTGAACAGGAGCGCGGGCAGTGGCTCGCGAGCGCGGCTCTCGATGCGGGCGGCCACGTTGACGGCGTGGCCGATGACGGTGAACTCCAGCCGCTCCGCGCAGCCGAGGTACCCCGCGACGACCTCGCCCGCGTGCACGCCGATGCCGGACTGGAGACGCAGCCCGCGTCCGGCGAGCCGGGTGTTGTAGTCCTTCAGGCGCTGCTGCATCTCCCGCGCTGCGGCCACGGCGGCGGCGGCCGGGTTGTCAGTGCCATCGGTGAGGCCGAAGACCGCGAGCACCGCGTCGCCGATGAACTTGTCCACCATGCCACCATGATTCTGGATGGCGGCCACCATCTCCCCGAAGTAGCCGTTGAGGACCTCGATGAGGTCTTCGGGAGAGAGCGACTCGGACAGCGGGGTGAAGTCGCGCAGGTCGCTGAAGAGGAGGACCATGTCGCGCCGACGTCCTCCCAGTTGCGCGGCACGTCCCGGGCGCGCGTAGTTCTCGATGAACTCGTGGGCCACCTGGGGTGAGACGAAGCGGCCGAAGGCCTCGCGGATGCGCTCGCGGAGTCGGAGCCCGTCGGCCATGTCGTTGATGCCCAGGGCGATGAGCCCCAATTCGTCCGGGCGGCTCGTGGACGCGGCGGGATGGAGGTCTCCGCTGCCGACGCGGCGCACCGCCTCCAACAGCTTCTCCGAGTCCCGCCGCAGGCTCCGCCCATAGGCCA contains these protein-coding regions:
- a CDS encoding adenylate/guanylate cyclase domain-containing protein; translation: MTTSFATRFPLKVRLSLHGGTLLVGAFTYLYARLVCTFICSLPPHVLLRSVLALSAVHMVLREVVFHFAPESDGSRTPARHAYLLSVGTWVVTGFAAFTLHLWLYPTFPFLSHVKLAVGYWLLGGGLIAQVEYLLFEQLKPSTSSPVAQLRERLGDRLMEGYVLFTSIPVLVLLLALVRMVGELHGSRQSLIEASLLAAAITAAALVAAVAYGRSLRRDSEKLLEAVRRVGSGDLHPAASTSRPDELGLIALGINDMADGLRLRERIREAFGRFVSPQVAHEFIENYARPGRAAQLGGRRRDMVLLFSDLRDFTPLSESLSPEDLIEVLNGYFGEMVAAIQNHGGMVDKFIGDAVLAVFGLTDGTDNPAAAAVAAAREMQQRLKDYNTRLAGRGLRLQSGIGVHAGEVVAGYLGCAERLEFTVIGHAVNVAARIESRAREPLPALLFSDEVARRLAGKLDVREVESVTLKGVAEPMRLFTLARDAGDSQAA
- a CDS encoding SMP-30/gluconolactonase/LRE family protein codes for the protein MTDTRHSRLYCLHLLGALTSALLLVTPEAPGAAPEGATSRRERLSLPEGFTYPNGITHSEDGTLFVGSVSSGRILRRAPGGGWTVLFPGSEEVFAVTSLRLDAPRGLLWGTSPDVMGLIRPDGSLGRRAHRLFAVDARTGAVRRIIPVPEGGLGNDLTVAPDGGLYVTDSTRAAVLYLRPGGERLETYVSDARFASKAPGLSGIGPAGIALAPDGKTLAINTFGPGGLFLVRPGGARKPPAVSEVELPRRLENPDGMRFAPDGRLLVLEGASQSGDGRVVRIDVLGKTAGPKRIEVLASGMESPVNLTVEANGRVWVTEARLRERLLKGAAAKVPDAFWVTALSPEN